TCTCGATCAAGGACATCACTTCTTCCAAAGCGTGCTGGTCCTCCACAAACCGGTTGTCGCCGCACACCACTGTCCCGACGATCTTTAAGGCTCCATTTGAGGTCTGCTCCAGCAGCCGGCCAGGCCCGACGCTGCCTTCCACCTTATACGGCGCGACACCCGCGAAAGCTTCCCCTCCCTTCCCGGCATAAAACTGGTTCAAATAATGGACGATCCTGTAAGGTCTCTGCCCTGCCATAATCACATCTCCTTCTAAAACCGTCTTAACCGTCTTAACGCTTTCCGAACAAAGGATCGGTTGCCTGCCGCTTTAAGTTGCGGGGCATTCTGTAAAGCAGCGCTCCACAATCGGGCAATAATCAGTCCGCTGCAATTTGTCCGCTTTCTTTATGGTCTCCAGGAGAGCCTGCCGGGTGATCTTCGGCGGCGGGTAAAAGTTATTCAAAGACCCCATATATGCCGGCCCTTCTTCTCCCACCAATCCATAGCGGGCTGCCCAGTCGCAGCGCAGGATGTCCGGTTTGCCCCATCTGAACTCGCGTCCTTCAAGCTTAATGACCAGGGCTTCATCCTCGGAAATGGCCTTGACCGGGCAAGAGGTTACGCATTTTTTGCAACCGGTGCACAGCGGCCTGCCTCGATATACATCGCCGTACGACAGAACCGCGTCGGTCACCACAGCGATGAATCTTTGCCGGGGACCGAATTCCGGCGTTAGCACCAGGCCGTTCCATCCCAGTTCCCCCAGCCCTGCCGCTATTGCTGGAAAGCGATTAGCTTTAAGGTCCGGCCGCAGGTTGGAAAACACTTGGGAAGCAAGCCCTTCCAAGTCCTCGACAATCCGGGCTTCAAAGCCGTTGTCGGCCAGGAATTTGGCTGCCTGCAACGCGATCGACTCGTTTTGGAAAAAAGCCTCTTTATGCACTGTGGCAGCATAGTGCGCAGCCTTGAAGGCTGGAGGTTTCCCGGCGTTTTCCACGCTGGCCTTCAGCAGACCCAGGCCTATCACCAGCACTGATTGGGCCGAGGCCAAATAGTCCCGCGCCCGTTTAGGCGTCAACTTAACATCATGAATGACGGGATTGGCCGGCTTCGCTTTCATGTCGCGCGGTTCGGTCGCCTTGGGTCCCCAACCCATCTCCCGGGCGTAAAAGTAATCAATGCCCTGAAACATTTTCTCCAGTTGATCAGCAATGGCATCAAGGCGTTCCACGGGCGTGACCCCGAATAAATCGGCGCCGTGCGAGCGAACCAGTTCTTTAAGTGCGCCTGTCAACATGTCGGGAGATTTGGAGGACGAAGCCAGGGTATATCTGCCTTCGCCTAGCTTCCACTGACACTCGTCCGCAAACGGGATGCTGGAAACCACCACGTGCAGCTGCCACCCCTTGTCGCCGGGAGAAAACCCGGCTGCTGCAGCCACAGCGGCACGATCAACGCCCGTTTCTGCCACGGTATCAAACCCGTGCCTGTTTTGCAGGTGTTTGGCCAGCCACAGAGCGTTGCGACCCACTGTCCTTGCCGTGTCGGCCGCGCAGCCCCGCGGGTAGCTTTGCCCTACCACTATTGCGCTGCTGGCGGTCGGAAGAAAAGCTGTCAAATCAATCCCGCATTTCAGCAGTGTTTCCCTGCCGATCACGGCGAGGTAATCCACCCCTATTTTTTTCGCTAAAGCAAGCATCTCGTTGGAAGCCCGCTCCACGCCTTCTTTGCTCGTGTCCGCCTCTATATCCCTTCGCCGGCGGGGGGAGGGAGAAAAGCTCGGGTCAAAATAACGACGTTGCCTAGGCACGCAATACTTCAAGCACATGCCCATTTTCCAGCTGAAGCGCCATTCCGGGTGGGTCCTGGCCGCCTTTTCGGCAAATTCTTCGATGGTCTGTTCATCGATCTTCTCCGGCCACGGAGCAAATACATCCAGGTTAAAGTTCTCCCCGGCCGAACAGCGCCACAAGTTTTTGTTGGGAAAAGAATATTTTTTTTCACCGAAGTCAACCTCCAGCATACCGTCCACTTCCTTGTCGAAAGCCTGCATGGGGCATTTCTTGGCGCACAGCAGGCATTTATCGCAAAGAGGCGGACCGCTGTATAAGGGATCAGCCACCAACGGCGCATCTGTTATTACGGTAACCAGCCTTTGCCTGGGGCCGAATTCAGGTGTAAGGCAGATGTTGTTCCAGCCTATTTCCCCCAGCCCTGCCGCCACTGCTGCATAATAATGCGTCAGGTCGGCCGCAAAACCGCGCGGGGCGGATTTGCTCGGACGATAGCTCCACCAGACCGTAGCCGGAACCATCAAGGCCCGCCAGCCTTGGTCCTGCAGAAACTTGGCCAGTTTGAACGCCAAAAAGTTCCCGTGCTCGGAGGCAATGTGGTTTGACAATGCAGGGCCGGGAATCCTCACGTCAAGGTTCCCGCCAAGTTCGACACAGGAGTCGAGATAATGAAACCCGCAGACCACGGCCGCCTTGCTGCCGGGCATAATTCCCTGGGGAGAACGTTCCAGCGGAGCCGACTGCCAGCGGTCCACCGAAGCTATCCCGACCACATCCGCGCCCAGGTCATAGGCAAATTCCTTTACTGCCTTCGTTAAATCGCGATCCAATTGATCATCACTTCCTAACGCTAAATTTCCACCAGCGCGACCCGTGAAGCGCCCAGCTGGCTTATTGCCCCGCTGATGTCCCGAAATCGCACGCGCAGGGCGGAGTTCGAGGGCTGCGGCTTGTCGGCCGGGTCGTCTGAAAACGGGCCAATAAGCGGGCCTCCGCCAACAACCTTCGCCTGTTCGGAAAGAGTTACCCACGCGTCGTTTATTCCCACCGACACCAGGGCGTCGGCAGCAGGCGAGTATGCTGTGAGCAGGTCCCGGATGGTACCGTCTCCCAAATGGGACCAGATGATGGCGCAGGTGCGGACTCCCCTTTGCTCTAAGTTCTCGATAATCTGCATCACGTCCGATTCGGGGATCCCTCCGCCCACTTTGGTGATAAGCGCCAGATCCGCCTTTAAAATATTGGACACCAGATTGACCGCCATTTGCACCGACCGTTCCCGCCGTTCCCGCGTAACGTGCGCGGCGTACGCCACCACGCCGGCAAAATCAAGCTCCTTCCCGTGCCGCTGGTAAAGCCCTTTGATGACCGGGTTGTTCTGGAAGGTGTATGTATCGACGCCGAGATTGAAATCAGGTGAAATCACCGCGCCATCCAGCAATTCATTGGGGTGCAGGACGGTCGGAAGCATGCCCGACAGGTCGTCGCCGTACAGGATGGCTTCTCCCTTTTCCGAGCTCTGGTGAGAAGCCAGCATGCAAACATAAGCCACCCGCGGCAGCCCTGGGGGGCAAGAGTCGAGCGCATAGGCCACCGTATTCGCTGGTTCAGTAGAAGCCGCAGCCTTGGCCAGATAACTCCCCACTCGCAATCCGATTTTTTTTAGGCGCCTGTAATATTCGCCCTTGCTCATGTCTTGGCGTTTAGGTTCGGCGCGCAGCGCGAGGTGGAAATGGCCGGCATGCGGCGTGAGCTCGGCCCCCACCCCTGATTTGTCCAGAATTTTATTGTGACGGCTGGGCAGGCTGGAAATCGCCAGCACCGAAAACCCGCTCAGCGCGGCTGAACTTCCGTGCCCCACAGTCTGAACCGCATCGAGAAACCCTGGGTAGTTGAAAACCCCTTCTCCCAACCGCGAATGAGCCGGAATCACATCGAAAACATTCACCACTCTGCTCGGGGTATGGGGCGAAACCAGTTCCATCTCGACAATATCAACATCCTTCAGGTCACCGGCACTTTCCAGAAGAGATAAAACGTTTTCCCTGCAAACAGTGAGACGTCCACCTTTGTATTCTGTGGCTTTACCCCACTCCACGGAACTTACCGGATACTCGTTTATCTTCAGCTGCATGATACGGTCTCCTCGCCTTTATTAGTTTTCTTGTCTGCTTCTTAAATAGATAATTTAGCAAAAGGTATTGATTTATACAATCGATAATATTTATACTATTAATATAATTAATCTATTAATTGGGGGCGTTTCTATGGAAATACACCAGCTGGAATATGTGCTGGCCCTGCAAAAGTACATGCAGTTTTCGCTGGCCGCGGAGGAAATCAACATTTCGCAACCCACCTTGTCGCACGGCATAAAAAAGCTGGAGCAGGAACTTGGAGTCAACCTGTTTACCCGCAATACCAGAAACGTGCAGTTAACCCCCGCCGGGGAGGAGTTCGTCGTTTATGCCAAACGCATCCTGTCGGAAATTGACAAGGCTAAGAACGCCATGCTGGCGCATGCCAATCTGGACAAGGGCAACATAAAAGTGGGGGCCATTCCCACAATTACTTACCTGGGCATAACTTCCGTCATCGCGGCCTTTCAAAAAACATATCCCGGCATCAACATGGAAATCAGCGAAGAAGACACCGATGTTCTTATCAAAAAAATGCATGCCTCCGAACTTGATGCCGCCTTCCTCAATTCTACGAATATCTCCCACGACGAACTGGAATTCTATCCGCTCATCAATGACAAACTGGTTCTTCTGGTCTCAGCTTCCCACGAGCTGGCCCGGCAAAAAAACGTGAACCTGGCCGATCTGTCTGCAGAAAAGTTTATGGTTGTGACCGGACTAAGGAACGATTTTGTAAATTCATGCCGCCTGGCCGGGTTTGAACCAAACATTGTCCTGGTAAGCATCCAGGCACTTACGGTCAAAGAACTGGTAGAGGAGGGTCTGGGCATAGCGCCGTTTACTACCCGCATTGCCGAGTTTTTTTCCAGCCCCCGGACGGCCATCGTGAATTTTACTCCCGAAATTAAGCGAACCATCGCTCTTACGGTCGCCAAGCATAATAAAACGATAACCACCCAAGCATTCAAGGATTTCATCTTAAAAAATTTCCGCAAAATATGAGGTTGGCGTTTGTTTATGGCAAAACCTGCAGCCCGGCCGAAATTATAGCAGCCTTGCTGCGGTCCATCAGTTCCGCGGAGGGAGGCAGCAATTCAGGCAGCCGATAAACGCGTTCCAATTGATCATATTTACTCATGCCGTAACGATGGTATGGCAACAGCTCCACTCCCTTCAAATATGGGAGCGAGCGCAAAAACTCCGCGGCCCTGTAAATGTTTTCGCCGTCATTCAAACCCGGCACCACAACCATTCTTACGACAAGATCGCGGCCGCGCCTGCCAAGCACGTATGATGCCCGTTTCAAATTCTCAAGAATCAAGTCGTTCCCTTTGCCGGTGATTTTCAAATGTTCTTCCGGGTCCATATGTTTGATGTCAATGAACAGCCAGTCAACTTCTTCCAGCACCTTTTCAAATATTTCTCCGTTGCCGTAAGCACTGGTCTCCATGGCGGTGTGAATGCCATTCTTGCGGCAGTATTGGAGCAAAACCAACAGCGCCTCCCCTTGGCAAAGGGGATCCCCCCCCGTGAAGGTAACACCGCCTCCCGTCTTTCGATATAAGAGCCTGTTTTTTTCTATAATTTTAATCGCATCACTAATTTGCCAATTCTCGCCCCAGATTTCCAGGGCTTTAGAGGGGCAAGCCCGGACGCACTCTCCGCACAAATTACACTTGCCCCTCTCCACCCTTAATTCCGGCTGTCTTAATCCGCAGTCTTTCTTCAATTGAATAGCCCCGGCGGGGCATTTTTCTTCGCAGAAACCACAACCAATACACCGCACCTGCCTGTACACCAGGTCCGGCTTGCTGGTTTGCCCTTCAGGATTTGAACACCAGAGGCATCTCAGCCGGCAACCCTTGAGATACACTGAGGTCCTTATTCCGGGCCCGTCATGCACCGCGGCAAAATCCACTTTCCAGATGTTTATCATTTGCCGATTCTCCTTAGTGATATTAAAACCAATTGCGCCCCTGCTCCATCTTCTGATGCTGAAATTTCAATTAACAAACAGGCTGTCTGTCCCTCCATAAACTTGCGTTGGATTGGCTGCCGCCGGGCATCCTGCCCTATATGTTGAGCGAGGTCCGGTTGATTATTTCATCCTGCACTTCTTTAGGGAGCTCAATAAAGTTGGCAACATATCCGGCCACCCTGACCATCAGCGTTGGATATTTTTCCGGGTGCTTCTGCGCGTCAAGGAGCACTTCTTTGTCCTGGCAGTTGATCTGGATATGGTGGCCGCCAAGGCTGATGTAGATGTCAATCAGCTCCACCAGCCGGTGCAGTTTTTCCCGGCTGTCAATATTGGTGAAATACATGTTGTGAATGCTACCAAAACCTGTATCCAGGCCCAGTTTGGTGACCGACCGGATATGCGCCAGCGGCCCGCTGGTATCCCGGTTATCGTTCGGGCCAATATGCGAGGAAAGCGGCAGTCCGGCCTTGCGGCCGTCAGGCGTCGCCCATGTGAATGTGCCTGCCGAAATATACCCGGTGGCTATGCAGCAGGACGGTATGCATCTTTCCCCAAACGGCAGCCTGTACTTGCGGACCTCGGCGCAGAAAAACTGCCATACTTCCCGGGCCAGGTCGTCCACATACTCATCGTCATTGCCGTATTTGGGAGCGTCGTTAATCAACAGCTGCCGGATCGGCTCGTATCCTTCAAAATTGGCGTCGATGGCCTGTATCAGCTCGTCCATGGTGATCCGTTTTTCTTCGTAAACCAGCTTCTTGATGGCCGCCAGGCTGTCAGCCGCGGTAGCGATTCCGCCGGTAATGGCAATGCTCGGCCCGACGTTGATTTGGGCCCCGCCGGCGCTGGCCCAACGGCCGCGCTCGATGCACGATTCAGTGGTGAGGCTTTGCACCAGCAACGGCAAATGCTGCATCTTAATCTTTTCGGCATACAGGGCGGCGGCATGGCAGTCTTTCACCTGCTGGGCCACCTGCTTCTTAAACGCAGCCAGGAATTCATCGAACGTCTTGAACTGCCGGGGTTCACCGGTTTCCACCCCCACCGTCTCGCCGGACATGTTCTGGTCGGGCATGCGCTTGCGGCCGTTGTACAGCACTGCTTCCAGGGCAATACCCACATTGAATTTACCCGCGGAAGGATAGCCATACTGCTTGCCGCCCGGCCCGTAGAACTCCGTGCATCCCCTTATCCAGCCCACCCTGGCCTCTTCCCTGGTAAAGCCGGCTTCCATCAGCTGGGTCTTGGTCGTTTCCGTGCTGATAAATTTAGGCAGGCCCAAACCCAGGGCCACCAGTTCGGCGGCCTTGATCTTCAGTTCATACGGCGTTTCACGGGAATGGCACAGCAGGACGATGTCGGGCTGCACTGTCCTCACGGCCTTGGCCGCATCAAGGACCAGATAGGATATTTCATTGGAGGCATCTTTGCCCTCACTGTTAAGACCGCCGATGCAAATTGTCTGGCCGGGGAACAGCCCTGCCGCTCTCAAGGCGGTCACTTTGTCACACAGCCACAAGTTGCCGCTTATCTTGAGGAGCAAGCATTCCATCAGCTCCTGAGCTTTCTCCCGCGTGAGGAGGCCTTTCTCCATATCAGCCTTGTAAAAAGGATACATGAGCTGGTCAATTCGCCCGATGGTGTACGCCGGGCCGGGCCCTTCCATATGCATAATCATATGGATGAACCAGAGGGACTGCAGCGCTTCCCTGAAGGAGCGCGCCCCGCGATAAGGAACCCATTCCATTGTTTCCGCGATCTCCAACAACTCCTGCTTGCGGGCTGAATCATTTTCCCGGCCGGCCATCTCGCGCGCCTTCTCGGCGTACTTGGCGGCAAATTCCCTGATGGCCTTGATCACCATCAGCAGCGCATTATAGAAATGTTCCTTGCCCACGTCTTCCGGATTGGCGCAGTCCAAAGCCGCAAGCTGCCTGTTGATTCTCTCCTCGTGCCACTGCAACCCCTGTTCAAGGATAGGCTCATAATAGGGGTTGAAGTGCGAGCCGCCCTGGTGGAAATACCCCGCCGTCTCCGCCCAGCCGGTCCCTTCGATCTTCCGCCGCAGGTCGGGCGGGCATAACTTGGTAGTCAAGGCATAGGTGGTCTTGTCCAGCCAGTAGGGCAGCAGCTCCTTGGCCTCCGCTATCTGCTCCGGCATCACGGTGAACGGGTTTACTGTGCGGCTGGACAGCCCGTCAATTTCATCGATCAGCCAGGAAGCGTGATTGATGGGTAAAACCGGGATTTTCTTCAAACCGCAAGATGGAAGCCCTACGATAAGTTCTCCCTCGCCGATTATTGCGGGCAAATATTGCGTGGCCCTGTAAAATGACCTGGCAAAACGCATTGGCACCGGTTCGCCTTCCGTCTCTTTAAACACTTCGGTATATGCCCTGGCCGTGTGAAGGCAAATGCCGGGGACCGCCGACCGCAGGGCAAGGCTCAACCTTTTCACCCTCTCCGTGCTGCCTATATCAGCGCGCATCCCCTTCCG
The Peptococcaceae bacterium genome window above contains:
- a CDS encoding glycine/sarcosine/betaine reductase component B subunit, translated to MQLKINEYPVSSVEWGKATEYKGGRLTVCRENVLSLLESAGDLKDVDIVEMELVSPHTPSRVVNVFDVIPAHSRLGEGVFNYPGFLDAVQTVGHGSSAALSGFSVLAISSLPSRHNKILDKSGVGAELTPHAGHFHLALRAEPKRQDMSKGEYYRRLKKIGLRVGSYLAKAAASTEPANTVAYALDSCPPGLPRVAYVCMLASHQSSEKGEAILYGDDLSGMLPTVLHPNELLDGAVISPDFNLGVDTYTFQNNPVIKGLYQRHGKELDFAGVVAYAAHVTRERRERSVQMAVNLVSNILKADLALITKVGGGIPESDVMQIIENLEQRGVRTCAIIWSHLGDGTIRDLLTAYSPAADALVSVGINDAWVTLSEQAKVVGGGPLIGPFSDDPADKPQPSNSALRVRFRDISGAISQLGASRVALVEI
- a CDS encoding LysR family transcriptional regulator is translated as MEIHQLEYVLALQKYMQFSLAAEEINISQPTLSHGIKKLEQELGVNLFTRNTRNVQLTPAGEEFVVYAKRILSEIDKAKNAMLAHANLDKGNIKVGAIPTITYLGITSVIAAFQKTYPGINMEISEEDTDVLIKKMHASELDAAFLNSTNISHDELEFYPLINDKLVLLVSASHELARQKNVNLADLSAEKFMVVTGLRNDFVNSCRLAGFEPNIVLVSIQALTVKELVEEGLGIAPFTTRIAEFFSSPRTAIVNFTPEIKRTIALTVAKHNKTITTQAFKDFILKNFRKI
- a CDS encoding glycyl-radical enzyme activating protein, yielding MINIWKVDFAAVHDGPGIRTSVYLKGCRLRCLWCSNPEGQTSKPDLVYRQVRCIGCGFCEEKCPAGAIQLKKDCGLRQPELRVERGKCNLCGECVRACPSKALEIWGENWQISDAIKIIEKNRLLYRKTGGGVTFTGGDPLCQGEALLVLLQYCRKNGIHTAMETSAYGNGEIFEKVLEEVDWLFIDIKHMDPEEHLKITGKGNDLILENLKRASYVLGRRGRDLVVRMVVVPGLNDGENIYRAAEFLRSLPYLKGVELLPYHRYGMSKYDQLERVYRLPELLPPSAELMDRSKAAIISAGLQVLP